One stretch of Juglans microcarpa x Juglans regia isolate MS1-56 chromosome 3D, Jm3101_v1.0, whole genome shotgun sequence DNA includes these proteins:
- the LOC121255535 gene encoding LOW QUALITY PROTEIN: elongation of fatty acids protein 3-like (The sequence of the model RefSeq protein was modified relative to this genomic sequence to represent the inferred CDS: inserted 1 base in 1 codon; deleted 2 bases in 1 codon), whose translation MNPIVTTLQYWLVNHPTILHFSWTPGLTPASTLXFLFLTLLSYLSLTFLLSRRLIPLPSLGPSLLKPISALHNLALLLLSLVMAVGCTLSIITHTPHLHWIICFPPHTPPSGPLFFWAYVFYLSKILEFVDTLLIILSNSLQRLTFLHVYHHSTVLIMCYIWLHTSQSLFPVALVTNASVHVVMYAYYLLCAIGVRPRWKRLVTDFQIVQFVFSFAVSGRMLYEHFTGSGCSGIWGWCFNAVFNASLLALFLDFHVKSYAKKKKMDQKDKRS comes from the exons ATGAACCCCATTGTCACAACCCTCCAATACTGGCTAGTGAACCACCCAACCATCCTCCACTTCTCATGGACTCCGGGTCTAACCCCTGCCTCCaccc tcttcctcttcctcaccCTCCTCTCCTACCTCTCCCTCACCTTCCTTCTCTCCCGCCGCCTTATCCCACTCCCT TCCCTTGGTCCCAGCCTCCTCAAACCCATCTCCGCCCTCCACAatctcgccctcctcctcctctccctcGTCATGGCCGTCGGTTGCACCCTCTCCATCATCACCCACACGCCTCACCTCCACTGGATCATTTGTTTCCCTCCACACACCCCTCCCTCCGGGCCCCTCTTTTTCTGGGCCTACGTCTTCTACCTCTCCAAGATTCTCGAATTCGTCGACACCCTCTTGATCATTCTCAGTAACTCCCTCCAACGGCTCACCTTCCTCCACGTCTACCACCACTCCACAGTCCTGATCATGTGCTACATTTGGCTGCACACCTCCCAGTCCCTGTTCCCAGTAGCGCTCGTGACCAACGCCTCGGTGCACGTGGTCATGTACGCCTACTACCTATTGTGCGCCATCGGAGTGCGGCCCAGGTGGAAGCGCCTGGTCACGGATTTCCAGATCGTGCAATTCGTGTTCAGCTTTGCGGTTTCAGGTCGGATGCTCTACGAGCACTTCACCGGATCCGGATGCTCCGGGATCTGGGGTTGGTGCTTCAACGCCGTTTTCAATGCCTCTCTTCTGGCTCTCTTTCTGGACTTCCATGTTAAGAGTTATgcgaagaagaaaaagatggatCAAAAGGACAAACGGTCGTGA